A window of Metabacillus sp. B2-18 contains these coding sequences:
- the manA gene encoding mannose-6-phosphate isomerase, class I has product MVELLKLKPVFKERIWGGTTLRDSFGYDIPSEHTGECWAISAHPNGNSTVQNGLFAGKELSWLWENHQELFGHIRGDRFPLLTKILDAKADLSVQVHPDDTYAKEHENGELGKTECWYIIDCKEGAEMIFGHHARTKEELVTMIHSGRWEDLLRRVKIKPGDFFYVPSGTIHALCEGTLVLETQQSSDTTYRVYDYDRVDQNGEKRELHLSKAIQVTTVPDDVNQVKTHIEENRSTMITTFVKEEYFSVYKWNVVDEYKHKKEAPFLLCSVINGQGSVKTKEETLSLQKGDHFLVTANTKEMIVDGTLELIVSHT; this is encoded by the coding sequence GTGGTAGAGCTACTAAAATTAAAGCCTGTTTTTAAAGAACGAATTTGGGGTGGAACAACATTGAGAGATTCCTTCGGGTACGATATTCCGAGTGAACATACTGGAGAGTGTTGGGCAATTAGTGCACATCCTAATGGAAATAGTACCGTTCAAAATGGACTCTTTGCAGGAAAGGAATTAAGTTGGCTATGGGAAAACCACCAAGAGCTTTTTGGACATATAAGAGGCGATCGCTTTCCTCTATTAACGAAAATACTAGATGCTAAAGCAGACTTAAGTGTACAAGTTCATCCGGACGATACATATGCGAAAGAACATGAAAATGGCGAACTAGGCAAAACAGAGTGCTGGTATATTATCGATTGTAAAGAAGGAGCCGAAATGATTTTTGGCCATCATGCCCGTACAAAGGAAGAGCTGGTCACGATGATTCATTCTGGTCGTTGGGAGGACTTGTTAAGAAGAGTGAAAATTAAGCCGGGTGACTTTTTTTATGTTCCAAGCGGGACCATTCATGCGTTATGTGAAGGAACACTTGTGTTGGAAACACAGCAAAGCTCTGATACAACTTATCGTGTGTACGATTATGACCGTGTTGATCAAAATGGTGAGAAAAGAGAGCTGCACCTATCAAAGGCTATTCAAGTGACAACTGTCCCAGACGATGTGAATCAAGTAAAAACTCATATTGAAGAAAATAGATCAACGATGATTACGACATTTGTAAAAGAAGAGTACTTTTCTGTTTATAAATGGAATGTTGTTGATGAATATAAACATAAAAAAGAAGCACCGTTTCTCTTGTGCAGTGTAATTAATGGACAAGGGTCTGTAAAAACAAAGGAAGAAACACTTTCGCTTCAAAAGGGTGACCATTTTCTAGTAACAGCCAATACAAAAGAAATGATCGTAGATGGGACACTTGAACTGATTGTGTCGCATACATAA
- a CDS encoding TetR/AcrR family transcriptional regulator, with translation MKEKEKKIIEAAVSIFATKGYSATSIQEIVDACGISKGAFYLYFKSKDALLLAAFKYQFQLIQSKVDSVPIKDLSPRDAFVLQLKTQLEEIQKNKEFIIMQTREQAIPINSEIEDFIKKMTQNIGRFYHRSLHAIYGSKIDRYIFDLNMILQGIVQSYLKLIILDLGQFDLQKFAVFVLRRADDLVEGYLKSDEEPILSDEFVCQLTEQYPELTKEDLVREISLVKNKIDNEAFLITLDVIEEEIKGDSPRLPVIKGMLSNIKNAPGLEELNSVIEHYFKL, from the coding sequence ATGAAGGAAAAGGAAAAGAAAATTATTGAGGCCGCCGTTAGTATTTTTGCCACAAAAGGATATTCCGCTACATCGATTCAAGAAATTGTTGATGCTTGCGGAATTTCAAAAGGCGCTTTTTACTTATACTTTAAATCGAAGGATGCCCTACTTCTGGCAGCATTTAAGTATCAATTTCAATTAATTCAATCTAAAGTCGATTCCGTACCGATTAAAGATTTATCCCCTCGTGATGCATTTGTTCTTCAGCTAAAAACTCAGCTAGAAGAAATTCAAAAAAACAAAGAATTTATTATTATGCAAACACGTGAACAAGCAATACCAATAAATTCTGAGATTGAGGACTTTATTAAGAAAATGACTCAAAATATTGGGAGATTTTATCATAGATCTCTTCACGCTATTTATGGCTCAAAAATTGACCGTTATATTTTCGATTTAAATATGATTCTACAAGGTATTGTTCAATCGTATTTAAAACTGATTATTCTTGATTTAGGACAATTTGATCTTCAGAAGTTTGCAGTCTTTGTTTTAAGACGAGCTGATGATTTAGTAGAAGGCTACTTAAAATCAGATGAAGAACCAATATTATCAGATGAATTTGTCTGTCAGTTAACAGAGCAATACCCGGAGTTAACGAAGGAGGATTTAGTCAGAGAAATTTCACTGGTGAAAAATAAGATTGATAATGAAGCTTTTTTAATCACACTAGATGTAATTGAAGAAGAAATAAAGGGAGATTCACCGCGTTTACCCGTGATCAAAGGAATGTTAAGCAATATAAAAAACGCCCCTGGTTTAGAAGAATTAAATTCTGTCATTGAGCACTACTTTAAGCTGTAA
- a CDS encoding efflux RND transporter permease subunit translates to MNSIINFVLKNKFAVWLLTIIITVAGLYSGLNMKLETIPNINTPIISVTTIYPGATPEEVADHVTEPIEKIVQNLNGVNVVSSNSMQNASSLQIEYGFEKNMDEAEDELNDALTDIELPDGANEPGVSRISLNAFPILALSIANEDQSLAELTTVVEDEIIPALEGVEGVSSVQVSGQQLEEVLFTFKEDKITELGLDTETVKGLIQGSDVNFPLGVLTLDETEKSVVVDGNITTIDDLKNIEIPVMPSAQGNQQAAAQGGQSADMTAQSPQTGAGQAQAQAQAQMSAKIELPTVKLSEIADIELVGKAESISRTNGKEAIGIQIVKASDANTVDVANGIEEKLADFEDEIEGLDVVYTLDQATPIEESVGTMLSKALFGALFAVVIILLFLRDIKSTLISIISIPLSLLIAIILLNQMGITLNMMTLGAMTVAIGRVVDDSIVVIENIYRRMSLKGEQLKGKALVREATKEMFIPIMSSTIVTIAVFLPLALVKGMIGELFLPFALTMVFALLASLLVAITIVPMMAHSLFKKNLYGESKKLKQHDEHKPGKMTGAYRSILNWTLNHKIITSLIAIAMLVGSLFLVPVIGVSFLSSEEEKMMIVTYKPEPGETREQAEEAALSAEEFFLDREHVKTVQYSLGSENPMNPGDTNSAMFFILYEDDTPEFAEEKEQVVEDLIEVAAGGGEWASQDFASMGSSNAITMYVYGNSMEDIEPVVADIQEIMENNDSLKNVESSMSETYEEYTFVANQEELSKYGLTAAQIGMALNPTRERPVLTTVEKDGEDLNVYLQVDEETYENVDDLTEKTIQSPLGTGVKIGDVVDVQEGETSNTVTRRDGKIYVSVSGEITTDDVAKVSTDVQTKVDDLELPSTIEVNMGGVSADIQESFTQLGLAMLAAIAIVYLILVITFGGALAPFAILFSLPFTVIGALVGLLIAGETLSVNSMIGALMLIGIVVTNAIVLIDRVIHKEKEGLSTREAILEAGTTRLRPILMTAIATIGALIPLALGLEGGGMISKDLGVTVIGGLTSSTLLTLVIVPIVYEALSKVRRKKTLVEEE, encoded by the coding sequence ATGAATAGCATAATTAATTTTGTATTGAAAAACAAATTTGCTGTATGGCTGCTTACAATAATTATAACAGTAGCTGGGCTATATTCCGGATTAAACATGAAGCTTGAAACAATCCCGAATATTAATACCCCGATTATTTCAGTTACAACCATTTATCCAGGGGCTACTCCTGAAGAAGTCGCTGATCATGTCACAGAACCAATTGAAAAGATTGTTCAAAATTTAAATGGAGTAAATGTTGTTAGCTCAAACTCTATGCAAAATGCATCATCGCTTCAAATCGAATACGGATTTGAAAAAAATATGGATGAAGCTGAAGATGAATTAAACGATGCATTAACGGATATTGAACTTCCTGATGGCGCTAATGAACCTGGCGTTTCAAGAATTAGTTTAAATGCATTTCCTATTTTAGCATTAAGTATTGCGAATGAAGATCAATCACTTGCAGAGCTTACCACTGTTGTTGAAGACGAAATCATCCCTGCTTTAGAAGGGGTTGAAGGTGTTTCTTCTGTTCAAGTATCTGGACAACAGTTAGAGGAAGTATTGTTTACTTTTAAAGAAGATAAAATAACAGAGCTAGGTTTAGATACAGAGACAGTAAAAGGTCTTATTCAAGGCTCTGATGTTAATTTTCCATTAGGAGTTTTAACATTAGATGAAACAGAAAAATCTGTGGTAGTTGATGGAAACATTACAACAATTGATGATTTGAAAAATATTGAAATTCCAGTTATGCCTTCGGCGCAAGGAAATCAACAGGCAGCAGCACAAGGTGGTCAATCGGCTGATATGACCGCTCAGTCACCACAAACTGGTGCGGGCCAAGCCCAAGCCCAAGCCCAAGCACAAATGTCTGCTAAGATCGAATTGCCTACTGTGAAACTTTCAGAAATTGCTGATATCGAATTAGTTGGAAAGGCAGAGTCGATTTCTCGTACTAATGGGAAAGAAGCAATCGGTATTCAAATTGTAAAAGCATCAGACGCTAATACAGTAGATGTTGCCAACGGTATTGAAGAAAAATTAGCTGATTTTGAAGATGAAATTGAAGGTCTTGATGTTGTTTATACACTTGACCAAGCAACACCAATTGAAGAGTCAGTTGGGACAATGCTAAGTAAAGCACTATTTGGAGCACTTTTCGCGGTTGTTATTATTCTCTTATTCTTAAGAGATATTAAATCAACATTAATCTCAATTATTTCAATTCCGTTGTCATTATTGATCGCAATTATCCTGTTAAATCAAATGGGTATTACGCTGAACATGATGACACTTGGTGCGATGACTGTTGCGATTGGTCGTGTTGTTGATGACTCGATCGTTGTTATTGAAAATATTTACCGAAGAATGTCACTTAAAGGTGAACAATTAAAAGGTAAGGCATTAGTTCGTGAAGCAACAAAAGAGATGTTCATACCAATTATGTCATCGACAATCGTTACGATCGCGGTATTCTTACCGTTAGCGCTTGTAAAAGGAATGATCGGGGAACTATTCTTACCATTCGCATTAACAATGGTATTTGCGCTTTTAGCATCATTATTAGTTGCAATCACAATTGTACCAATGATGGCGCACAGTTTATTTAAGAAAAATTTATATGGTGAAAGCAAAAAATTAAAGCAACATGACGAACACAAACCAGGCAAAATGACAGGTGCTTATCGTTCAATTCTAAATTGGACGTTGAACCACAAGATCATTACCTCCTTGATTGCGATTGCTATGTTAGTAGGAAGTTTATTCTTAGTTCCGGTTATCGGGGTTAGTTTCTTATCATCTGAAGAAGAAAAAATGATGATCGTTACGTACAAACCAGAGCCAGGTGAAACAAGAGAGCAAGCAGAAGAAGCAGCTTTAAGTGCTGAAGAATTCTTCTTGGATAGAGAACATGTGAAAACAGTACAATATTCACTTGGTAGTGAAAACCCAATGAATCCTGGTGATACAAACAGTGCGATGTTCTTCATTCTTTATGAAGATGACACACCTGAATTTGCAGAAGAAAAAGAACAAGTTGTTGAAGATTTAATTGAAGTAGCAGCTGGTGGGGGAGAATGGGCTTCACAAGACTTTGCTTCAATGGGATCTAGCAATGCAATTACAATGTATGTTTATGGCAACAGCATGGAAGACATTGAGCCTGTTGTAGCAGATATCCAAGAGATTATGGAAAACAATGATTCTCTTAAAAATGTAGAATCAAGTATGTCAGAAACATATGAAGAGTACACATTTGTAGCTAATCAAGAAGAGTTAAGTAAGTACGGATTAACAGCAGCTCAAATCGGTATGGCGCTTAACCCAACAAGAGAACGTCCAGTATTAACAACAGTTGAAAAAGACGGTGAAGACCTAAATGTGTATCTTCAAGTTGATGAAGAAACGTATGAAAATGTTGATGATTTAACAGAAAAAACCATTCAATCTCCACTTGGAACAGGAGTGAAAATTGGTGATGTAGTTGACGTACAAGAAGGTGAAACATCAAATACTGTCACAAGACGTGATGGAAAAATCTATGTTTCAGTTTCAGGTGAAATCACAACAGATGATGTTGCAAAAGTTTCAACAGATGTTCAAACAAAGGTAGACGATTTAGAACTTCCGTCAACAATTGAAGTAAATATGGGTGGGGTATCAGCGGACATCCAAGAATCATTTACTCAATTAGGTTTAGCCATGTTAGCAGCGATTGCGATCGTTTATCTGATCTTAGTTATCACTTTCGGTGGAGCACTAGCACCATTCGCGATTCTGTTCTCCTTACCGTTTACAGTAATCGGTGCTCTTGTCGGCTTATTAATTGCTGGTGAAACATTAAGTGTTAACTCAATGATTGGTGCTCTAATGCTGATCGGTATCGTTGTAACAAACGCGATTGTATTAATTGACCGCGTAATCCACAAGGAGAAAGAAGGCTTAAGCACACGTGAGGCCATTTTAGAAGCGGGTACAACTCGTCTTCGTCCAATCCTCATGACAGCAATCGCTACAATCGGTGCCCTCATCCCACTAGCACTAGGACTAGAAGGCGGCGGGATGATCTCAAAAGACCTTGGTGTAACGGTAATTGGTGGTTTAACAAGTTCCACGTTATTAACGCTTGTTATAGTGCCAATCGTATATGAAGCATTAAGCAAGGTGCGTCGTAAAAAAACGTTAGTTGAAGAAGAATAA
- the cls gene encoding cardiolipin synthase → MNIVSILLGFIIVLNILFAIVMIFRERRDAPSSWAWLLVLFFIPVLGFVLYLLFGQNLSRYHMFQWEDRKKLGIEKLLANQLEDIRKNTFAFQSETAKQHKQLINMQVINNDAVLTEDNSVDIFTDGNEKFSQLFKDIEEATDHIHLQYYILKNGELGKKLVAALTKKAAQGVKVRVLYDDLGSRGLRKSFFKELRAAEGEVEGFFPSKLRWINLRLNYRNHRKLVIIDGKTGYVGGFNVGDEYLGLDPSFGYWRDTHLRIQGTAVHAIQARFILDWNQATEKRTIAYSQELFPEPVTAVGNSSLQIVTSGPDSEWEQIKNGYIKMISTAKKSVCIQTPYFIPDASLLDALKIACLSGIEVQLMIPNKPDHPFVYWATLSYVAELLNSGAKVYIYDNGFIHAKMIVVDNEIASVGTANIDVRSFKLNFEVNAFIYDEDLARKLSEEFQHDVLQSREYTLEAYHQRSKTIRFKESVSRLLSPIL, encoded by the coding sequence ATGAATATTGTATCAATATTGCTTGGATTTATTATTGTTTTGAATATTTTATTTGCGATTGTGATGATTTTTAGAGAAAGAAGAGATGCGCCGTCTTCATGGGCGTGGTTGCTTGTTCTCTTTTTTATTCCGGTTTTAGGATTTGTGCTTTATCTTCTTTTTGGTCAAAATTTAAGTCGATACCACATGTTTCAATGGGAAGACCGGAAAAAGCTTGGAATTGAAAAACTGTTGGCCAATCAGCTTGAAGATATACGCAAAAATACATTTGCTTTTCAAAGTGAAACGGCAAAGCAGCATAAGCAGCTGATTAATATGCAGGTTATTAACAATGATGCGGTGTTAACAGAAGATAACTCTGTTGATATTTTTACAGATGGAAATGAGAAGTTTTCCCAATTGTTCAAGGATATTGAAGAGGCGACCGATCACATTCATTTACAATATTATATTTTGAAAAACGGAGAACTTGGTAAAAAGCTGGTTGCGGCTTTAACGAAGAAGGCAGCCCAGGGTGTTAAAGTAAGAGTTTTATATGATGATCTTGGCTCGAGAGGATTAAGAAAATCGTTTTTCAAAGAGCTTCGTGCTGCAGAAGGAGAGGTGGAGGGGTTTTTTCCTTCAAAGCTAAGATGGATAAATTTGCGTTTGAATTATCGTAATCATCGGAAGCTTGTCATTATTGATGGTAAAACAGGGTATGTAGGTGGCTTTAATGTGGGTGACGAATATTTAGGGCTTGATCCTTCATTCGGTTACTGGCGTGATACACACTTAAGAATTCAAGGAACAGCGGTACATGCGATTCAAGCAAGGTTTATTCTTGATTGGAATCAAGCAACAGAAAAGCGGACAATTGCTTATTCACAGGAGCTTTTCCCTGAACCTGTTACGGCAGTTGGAAACAGCAGCTTGCAAATTGTGACGAGCGGTCCTGATTCTGAATGGGAACAAATTAAAAATGGCTATATCAAGATGATTTCTACCGCAAAAAAATCCGTTTGTATTCAAACACCCTATTTTATTCCTGATGCTAGCCTGCTTGATGCGTTAAAAATAGCCTGTTTATCAGGAATTGAAGTGCAGCTTATGATTCCGAATAAGCCTGATCATCCATTTGTGTACTGGGCCACCCTTTCATATGTTGCCGAATTATTAAATTCAGGTGCAAAGGTGTACATATATGACAATGGTTTTATTCATGCCAAAATGATTGTAGTAGATAATGAAATTGCCTCAGTTGGAACAGCAAATATTGATGTAAGAAGCTTCAAATTGAATTTTGAGGTAAATGCGTTTATTTATGATGAAGATCTTGCTAGAAAGCTATCAGAAGAGTTTCAACATGATGTTTTGCAGTCAAGGGAGTACACACTAGAAGCTTATCATCAACGTTCGAAGACCATTCGTTTTAAGGAATCTGTTTCCAGATTGCTATCTCCTATCTTATAA
- a CDS encoding mannitol-1-phosphate 5-dehydrogenase: MKAIHFGAGNIGRGFIGLLLHQSGYSVKFVDVNEALIDELNKEKSYRVMLANEEKQETVVEGVSGINSQQSPDAAVESISTADIVTTAVGPHILKFVAALIAEGLKKRKEIGGVALNIIACENMVGGSSELKKHVLEKLNEEEQAWVEEHIGFPNSAVDRIVPNQNNERLLDVLVEPFHEWVIDSTQIKGVQPKIEEALFVENLSAYIERKLFTVNTGHAATAYLGNLAGLNTIAETIANDNMKKDVLGTLGETGKVLVSKYGFDADQHQTYIEKIIGRFANPYIVDDVQRVGRAPIRKLGPKDRLVAPALEFLNEFNEVPENLVKIMAAALQFVSEEDQESLELKQKIEEKGAAAAFSEIAGLAMDHPLVEKVAEKF, translated from the coding sequence TTGAAGGCGATTCACTTTGGTGCCGGTAATATCGGACGCGGCTTTATCGGCCTACTTCTTCATCAATCTGGCTATTCTGTTAAATTTGTGGATGTAAATGAAGCATTGATCGATGAATTAAATAAGGAGAAATCATATCGTGTGATGCTAGCAAACGAAGAAAAACAGGAAACTGTTGTTGAAGGAGTTTCAGGCATTAACAGTCAGCAATCTCCAGATGCAGCTGTGGAATCAATATCAACAGCTGATATCGTAACAACTGCAGTTGGTCCACATATCTTAAAATTTGTGGCCGCTTTAATTGCAGAAGGCTTGAAAAAACGTAAGGAAATCGGTGGGGTAGCACTTAACATCATTGCTTGTGAAAACATGGTTGGTGGAAGCAGTGAGCTTAAAAAGCATGTGTTAGAAAAGCTGAATGAAGAAGAACAAGCATGGGTGGAAGAACATATCGGCTTCCCGAACTCTGCAGTAGATCGTATCGTACCAAATCAAAACAACGAACGTCTTTTAGATGTCCTTGTTGAGCCATTCCATGAATGGGTGATTGATTCTACACAAATCAAGGGTGTACAGCCGAAAATTGAGGAAGCACTTTTCGTTGAAAACCTTTCAGCATATATTGAACGTAAACTGTTTACGGTGAACACAGGGCATGCTGCAACTGCTTATTTAGGTAACTTGGCAGGTCTTAACACCATTGCTGAAACAATTGCGAACGACAATATGAAAAAAGATGTATTAGGAACACTTGGTGAAACAGGTAAGGTGCTAGTGTCAAAATACGGTTTTGACGCAGATCAGCATCAAACGTACATTGAGAAAATCATCGGTCGCTTTGCCAACCCATATATTGTCGATGATGTTCAGCGTGTTGGAAGAGCACCAATTCGTAAGCTTGGACCGAAAGACCGACTTGTGGCACCAGCATTAGAATTCTTAAATGAATTCAATGAAGTGCCAGAGAACCTTGTAAAGATTATGGCAGCGGCATTACAATTCGTATCAGAAGAAGATCAGGAATCTTTAGAGCTGAAACAAAAAATAGAAGAAAAAGGTGCAGCAGCTGCATTTAGTGAAATTGCAGGCTTAGCTATGGATCACCCATTGGTTGAGAAGGTAGCGGAGAAATTTTAA
- a CDS encoding IS256 family transposase: protein MTQFQFNLNLDNLKESVMNSDIDAVIKASIVLVLNSVMEKERDDHLQVGAYERSSERFDSRNGYYDRDLILSIGRVSLKVPRTRKGDFSPSVFEKYARCDQAFVLSMLEMVVNGVSTRKVKNVVQQLCGESVSKSFVSSLTEKLDPIVQAWANRPLNTIYYPYIFADAMYIKVREHNRVVPKAVYIATAITGDNQREVLGIRVDHVESYDAWKAFLLHLQSRGVQSPKLFITDAHAGLKKALKEVFVGTVWQRCTVHLKRNIFNVMPKKGIEEEKLGLKRIFEAVSVEDARQFKDEFIERFGENPKIEKAIQTLEDGFEDAVQYLNEPVRFQQFIRSTNSLERLNQEVRRREQVIRIFPNTQSAFRLIGAVLMQVNEEQAKKQITRGKPRKM, encoded by the coding sequence TTGACTCAATTTCAGTTTAACCTAAATCTTGACAATTTAAAAGAATCTGTAATGAATTCTGATATTGATGCTGTCATCAAAGCTTCAATCGTCCTTGTGTTAAATTCTGTGATGGAGAAAGAACGAGATGACCACTTACAGGTTGGAGCTTATGAACGTTCTTCTGAACGTTTTGATTCTCGAAATGGCTACTATGATCGTGACCTTATTCTAAGTATTGGTAGAGTAAGTTTAAAAGTTCCTCGTACACGTAAAGGAGACTTTTCACCATCCGTCTTTGAAAAATATGCACGGTGTGACCAGGCGTTTGTCCTTTCTATGCTTGAAATGGTTGTAAATGGAGTTTCTACTCGAAAAGTAAAGAATGTTGTTCAGCAGCTTTGTGGAGAAAGTGTTTCAAAATCGTTTGTATCTTCCCTCACAGAAAAGCTAGATCCAATCGTACAGGCATGGGCAAATCGCCCGTTAAATACAATCTATTATCCTTATATCTTCGCGGACGCCATGTATATCAAAGTTCGTGAACATAATCGTGTTGTGCCTAAAGCTGTTTATATCGCGACTGCCATAACGGGAGATAACCAACGAGAAGTACTAGGTATAAGAGTAGATCATGTGGAAAGTTATGATGCATGGAAGGCATTTCTTCTACACCTTCAATCACGAGGTGTTCAATCCCCTAAACTATTCATAACCGATGCACACGCTGGCCTAAAGAAGGCTCTAAAAGAGGTGTTTGTTGGAACTGTTTGGCAACGCTGTACAGTCCATCTAAAGCGAAACATCTTTAATGTGATGCCAAAGAAAGGGATTGAAGAAGAAAAACTAGGGTTAAAGAGAATCTTTGAGGCTGTCAGTGTTGAAGATGCACGACAATTTAAAGATGAATTTATTGAACGTTTTGGAGAAAATCCTAAGATCGAGAAAGCCATTCAAACATTAGAGGATGGCTTCGAAGATGCCGTTCAATACTTAAATGAACCAGTTAGGTTTCAACAATTTATAAGAAGTACTAATTCATTGGAACGCCTCAATCAAGAGGTTCGAAGAAGAGAACAAGTTATCCGTATATTTCCGAATACTCAATCTGCATTTAGATTGATAGGAGCTGTTCTTATGCAAGTCAATGAGGAACAAGCAAAGAAGCAAATTACAAGAGGGAAACCAAGAAAAATGTAG
- a CDS encoding aminotransferase class I/II-fold pyridoxal phosphate-dependent enzyme has product MNELAQALNQAIKEDNEHVYHMLSQLGKEMFYPKGILSQSAEAGKKAHRFNATIGIATEGNQPMHFTHLQNLFGDRVAPKDLYPYAPPQGKEELRKVWKEKILKDNPSVNSDVVGSPIVTNALTHGLSIVADLFADEGTPVIVPDKFWGNYNLTFKVRRGANVVTFPLFNAENGFNTQALKETISAQKSSGKVIVLLNFPNNPTGYTPLESEAREIAAVLTEAAEEGLNVVVLIDDAYFGLFYEDSMKESIFSYLADTHERILAVKVDGATKENYVWGFRVGFITYASKSAAILNALEQKTKGLIRGTISSSSHPSQTLILESLKSNEFAVEKEQKFALMKSRADKTKEVLAKEEYQKYWTYYPFNSGYFMCLKLNGIDAEELRLHLLDKYGVGTISINSTDLRIAFSCVEADDIEELFDLIAQGAADLA; this is encoded by the coding sequence ATGAATGAATTAGCACAAGCTTTAAACCAAGCAATCAAAGAAGATAATGAACATGTCTATCATATGTTATCCCAGCTTGGAAAGGAAATGTTCTATCCAAAGGGAATTTTAAGTCAATCAGCTGAAGCAGGCAAAAAAGCTCACCGCTTCAATGCAACAATCGGAATTGCAACAGAAGGCAATCAACCAATGCATTTCACTCACTTGCAAAACCTTTTTGGAGATCGTGTAGCACCAAAAGACTTGTATCCATATGCCCCACCGCAAGGGAAAGAAGAATTACGAAAAGTATGGAAAGAAAAAATCTTAAAAGATAACCCAAGTGTAAACAGTGATGTAGTTGGTTCGCCAATCGTTACAAACGCTTTAACACACGGTTTAAGTATTGTTGCTGACTTATTCGCTGATGAAGGCACTCCGGTTATTGTGCCTGATAAATTCTGGGGTAACTACAACTTAACATTCAAAGTTCGCCGTGGTGCAAATGTTGTGACATTCCCATTATTTAATGCAGAAAACGGCTTTAATACTCAAGCATTAAAAGAAACAATCTCTGCTCAGAAATCTTCTGGCAAAGTTATTGTTCTTTTAAACTTCCCGAACAACCCAACTGGTTACACACCACTTGAGTCTGAAGCAAGAGAAATTGCCGCAGTTTTAACAGAAGCTGCAGAGGAAGGCTTAAATGTTGTTGTCTTAATTGACGATGCATATTTCGGCTTATTCTATGAAGATTCTATGAAAGAATCCATTTTCAGCTACTTAGCAGATACTCACGAACGCATTTTAGCTGTAAAAGTAGACGGTGCAACAAAAGAAAACTATGTATGGGGCTTCCGTGTTGGATTCATCACATATGCAAGCAAAAGTGCCGCGATCTTAAACGCACTCGAGCAAAAAACAAAAGGGCTAATCAGAGGAACCATCTCAAGCAGTTCTCACCCATCTCAAACATTGATTCTAGAATCACTAAAATCAAATGAATTCGCGGTAGAAAAAGAACAAAAATTTGCATTGATGAAAAGTCGTGCAGATAAAACAAAAGAAGTTTTGGCAAAAGAAGAATACCAAAAATACTGGACTTACTACCCATTCAACTCTGGCTACTTCATGTGCCTAAAACTTAACGGAATCGATGCCGAAGAACTCCGCCTACACCTACTAGACAAATACGGAGTAGGAACCATCTCAATCAACTCAACAGACCTTCGCATCGCCTTCTCATGCGTAGAAGCAGATGACATCGAAGAACTATTTGATTTGATTGCACAGGGAGCTGCGGATTTAGCGTAG
- a CDS encoding PTS sugar transporter subunit IIA, which translates to MSILNQENIILNQQYSDKTEAIKATGQILVDKGYVEPAYIEAMLQREELSSTFMGNFVAIPHGTEEAKSAVLNSGLSVIQVPGGVDFGNGNTVKLLIGIAGKGDEHLDILSKIAIVLSEEENVEKLVQAQTKEEIIQLLSEVN; encoded by the coding sequence ATGAGTATTTTAAACCAAGAAAATATCATATTAAATCAACAATATAGCGATAAAACAGAGGCAATTAAAGCAACAGGTCAGATCTTAGTAGACAAAGGGTATGTAGAGCCTGCTTATATCGAAGCCATGTTACAAAGAGAAGAATTATCTTCAACGTTCATGGGTAACTTTGTTGCCATTCCACACGGAACAGAAGAAGCAAAATCAGCTGTTCTTAACTCAGGTTTATCTGTTATTCAAGTACCTGGTGGGGTTGACTTCGGCAATGGTAACACAGTAAAACTTCTAATCGGAATCGCAGGTAAAGGCGACGAGCACTTAGACATTCTTTCTAAAATTGCCATTGTTCTTTCTGAGGAAGAAAATGTTGAAAAACTTGTTCAAGCACAAACGAAAGAGGAAATCATTCAACTTCTTAGCGAGGTGAACTAA